ATCAACGATCTCTAGAAAATGCATAAAGCGCTCATAAGCTTTCTCTTCAAGATTAATATAGCTGCTTGGAACCATAATCACATCGGTGTCCAAAATTGTATAGCCAGCTTTTTCAATATTCTGAGCAACGCTATGTGTGCCATTAGCCTCAGTAATTACCGTTAATTCAGCTTGATTATCATTTTGAAAATCTTCAGCTCCCAAATCAATGAGCTCTAGTTGAATTTCTTCAATATCCTTATCTTCAGGCAATTTAATTTTGACTATCCCCTTTTTAGCGAAAAAGTAGCTGGTCGAACCGACTGAACCAAACACACCTTCATTTTTCTCAAAAGCTGATTTAATTTCTGAATTAGTCCGGTTTTTATTGTCAGTCACACATTCTACCATCATAGCCACTTTTCCAGGTCCAAATCCTTCGTAGGTGATTTCTTCATAAGAAGCTCCTTCTATACGACCAGCTCCTTTATCAATTGCCCGAGCTATATTTTCTTTAGGCATATTCTCTGCTCTCGCCTTTTCAATCATCAATCTCAACTTGGGGTTAAATTCCGGGCTATCACTACCTCCTTCACGAACCGCAATGGCAATAGTTTTAGAAAGACGGGAAAAGATTTTGCCTCGTTTGGCATCATTGATACCTTTAGCATGTTTAATAGTCGACCATTTAGAGTGTCCAGACATAAAAATTCAAAAGCTAAAACGAAAATTGAAAAATGTATATTTTTCCTTTTTCGCCTTACGTTTTGTCCTTACCTATTATATCGCTCTTGACAAGGAATCCCAAACTCAGTATGTTGGTTGTCAATGACAAGCAACCTCTCTGCCGCCGCTATCTACAAAGCGCTCAATAATGAGTGGTCCGAAGCCATAACCCTCAACGAACAAATTATCTCCGAAGATCCAAAAAACATTGACGCTTTAAATAGATTAGCTC
This window of the Candidatus Beckwithbacteria bacterium genome carries:
- a CDS encoding YebC/PmpR family DNA-binding transcriptional regulator; the encoded protein is MSGHSKWSTIKHAKGINDAKRGKIFSRLSKTIAIAVREGGSDSPEFNPKLRLMIEKARAENMPKENIARAIDKGAGRIEGASYEEITYEGFGPGKVAMMVECVTDNKNRTNSEIKSAFEKNEGVFGSVGSTSYFFAKKGIVKIKLPEDKDIEEIQLELIDLGAEDFQNDNQAELTVITEANGTHSVAQNIEKAGYTILDTDVIMVPSSYINLEEKAYERFMHFLEIVDDQDDVQRIFHNAQKN